The sequence GTTGGAAGCCATTGTCACGCGCCTCCCTCCACCCAAGGGCGAGGCCAATGCGCCGCTGACGGCGCTGCTCGTCGATAGCTGGTATGACTCGTATCTTGGCGTTGTGATCCTTTTGCGCGTTGTGGACGGCACGATCCGCAAGGGGCAGAAGATCCGCTTTATGGCGACGGGCGCGGTGCGCGATGTTGACCGCGTCGGTATCTTTACACCCAAGAAGGTCGAGCTGGATGAGCTTGGTCCCGGTGAGGTCGGCTTTATCACCGCAGGCATCAAGCAAATTAGCGATACCAAAGTTGGCGATACGATCACGGACGACCGCAAGCCTGCGCTTGCGGCCTTGGCGGGCTTTAAGCCGTCTATTCCCGTTGTGTTCTGCGGGCTGTTTCCTGTCGATGCGAATGACTTTGAGCATTTGCGCGAGTCGCTGGGTAAGCTGGCGCTTAATGATGCCAGCTTCCAGTTTGAGGCCGAAAGCTCTGTCGCGTTGGGCTTTGGTTTCCGTTGTGGCTTTCTTGGCCTCTTGCATCTTGAGATTATCCAAGAACGCCTTGAGCGCGAGTTTAATCTCAACCTGATTACAACCGCGCCATCGGTTATCTATCATATTTATAAAACAGATGGCACGACGCTTCATTTGCATAATCCTGTTGATATGCCCGACCCCGTTCGCATCGACCATATGCAAGAGCCGTGGATCAAGGCGACGATCATGACCCCCGATGAGTATTTGGGCAGCATCCTGACGTTGTGCAGTGATCGCCGTGGTGAGCAGATAGAGCTAACCTATGTCGGCAATCGCGCCATGGCGATTTATCGCTTGCCGCTGAATGAGGTTGTGTTCGATTTTTATGATCGCCTGAAATCTATCTCGCGCGGGTATGCCAGCTTTGATTATGTGCTGGACGAATACCGCGAGGGCGACCTTGTTTTGATGAACATTCTTGTGAATGCCGAGCCTGTGGACGCGCTGGCGTGCATCGTCAACCGTGCGGCGGCGGAAAAGCGTGGGCGCATGCTCTGCGAGCGGCTAAAGGAGCTGATCCCCAAGCAGCTGTTCAAGATTGCCATTCAGGCGGCGATTGGCGGGCGCGTGATCGCGCGTGAGACGATTTCCGCGATGCGTAAGGACGTGACGGCCAAGTGTTATGGCGGCGATATAAGCCGTAAGCGCAAGCTTCTTGATAAGCAAAAAGAGGGCAAAAAGCGCATGCGCCAGTTCGGCAATGTCGAGATTCCGCAATCCGCCTTTATCGCCGCGCTTAAGATGGATGATCGTTAAGTCCTATTGCTCTAGGCTTTCTCATACCAATCCGTCTATGAACTGACACGTAATAACAACAAGAAAACGGGATCCCCGCTTTCGCGGGGATGACGCTAAAGGGGAGTATCGCCATAAAAAACACCGTCATGCCCGCGAAAGCGGGCATCC comes from Bdellovibrionales bacterium and encodes:
- the lepA gene encoding translation elongation factor 4; this translates as MTSLSKIRNFAIIAHIDHGKSTLADRLIQNCGGVELRDMKEQMLDNMDIERERGITIKSQTVRLTYKAKDGETYQLNLMDTPGHVDFAYEVSRSLAACEGSILVVDASQGVEAQTLANVYQALDNNHEVIPVLNKIDLPAAEPERIKQQIEDVIGLDASDAVLISAKTGLGINDVLEAIVTRLPPPKGEANAPLTALLVDSWYDSYLGVVILLRVVDGTIRKGQKIRFMATGAVRDVDRVGIFTPKKVELDELGPGEVGFITAGIKQISDTKVGDTITDDRKPALAALAGFKPSIPVVFCGLFPVDANDFEHLRESLGKLALNDASFQFEAESSVALGFGFRCGFLGLLHLEIIQERLEREFNLNLITTAPSVIYHIYKTDGTTLHLHNPVDMPDPVRIDHMQEPWIKATIMTPDEYLGSILTLCSDRRGEQIELTYVGNRAMAIYRLPLNEVVFDFYDRLKSISRGYASFDYVLDEYREGDLVLMNILVNAEPVDALACIVNRAAAEKRGRMLCERLKELIPKQLFKIAIQAAIGGRVIARETISAMRKDVTAKCYGGDISRKRKLLDKQKEGKKRMRQFGNVEIPQSAFIAALKMDDR